Proteins encoded within one genomic window of Aphelocoma coerulescens isolate FSJ_1873_10779 chromosome 9, UR_Acoe_1.0, whole genome shotgun sequence:
- the CEP19 gene encoding LOW QUALITY PROTEIN: centrosomal protein of 19 kDa (The sequence of the model RefSeq protein was modified relative to this genomic sequence to represent the inferred CDS: substituted 1 base at 1 genomic stop codon) produces the protein MATAQGGGPGPREEQEEEEEEKEEEVVFCAARGLPESVAIVXDSDGATAGTTMTFSAQKCGVCFQPPSIILIYKDNSQDKTRQRIMPIRNFSKFSDCSRAAEELKNNPRHKAYLEGVSLRQLQKLYSLLRGHLKGQSLAESLQKFQQEETIDPEEDMNKLDDEELAKRKSIMDELFKKNRKKKDDPDFIYNVEVEFPQDEQLESCGWDIESDEEI, from the exons ATGGCAACCGCCCAGGGaggcgggcccggcccgagggaggagcaggaggaggaggaggaggaaaaagaggaagaagtggTTTTCTGCGCTGCCCGAG gTCTTCCAGAGAGCGTTGCCATTGTTTAGGACTCTGATGGAGCCACAGCTGGCACCACAATGACTTTCAGCGCTCAGAAGTGCGGGGTCTGCTTCCAGCCCCCATCCATCATCCTCATCTACAAAGATAACAGCCAGGATAAGACTCGCCAGCGCATCATGCCCATCAGGAATTTCTCCAAGTTCTCAG ACTGCAGCAGGGCTGCCGAGGAGCTGAAGAACAACCCTCGGCACAAGGCCTACCTGGAAGGGGTCTCGCTGCGTCAGCTCCAGAAGCTCTACAGTTTGCTGAGAGGTCATTTGAAAGGACAGAGCCTGGCTGAGAGCTTGCAAAAGTTTCAGCAGGAAGAGACCATTGATCCAGAGGAGGATATGAACAAACTGGATGACGAGGAACTAGCCAAAAGGAAGAGCATCATGGATGAGCTCTtcaaaaagaacaggaaaaagaaggatGACCCCGACTTCATTTACAACGTTGAGGTGGAGTTCCCACAGGATGAGCAGCTGGAGTCCTGTGGCTGGGACATTGAGTCAGATGAAGAAATCTGA